From the genome of Procambarus clarkii isolate CNS0578487 chromosome 78, FALCON_Pclarkii_2.0, whole genome shotgun sequence:
ACTGTGACGGCGTCTTAACAAGCAGCTCCCCACCCCCCCTCATACCTCCCCCCACTTTTCTACTCATCTTTATCTTACCTCACCCCTTCTTCCCGCTCTCCTGTTCCTCACtgcatctccctcactcctccctctcTGGACGCACACTTCCCGGGGATCACCATCACCGTCCCATCAATACCCCGTGATTGGCCCTCACCTTCACTTCCCCGGGGAGTAAatccccaggtgtgtgtgctggcctggcTGGCCTCAAGCCTCACCGCTGCTCCCCAAGACAGGCACTGACGCTAAGTGCCAccactcctcccctcccccctcgtgtgtCCTCATTCTTCCCGTCCTCTCCTCCCTGGccccaggacccccccccagcccccccaccTGGCTGTGGGCCGCTAATATTCCCTATTCAAAAATCATCAGACAAATCGCTTCACATTCTACGCCAGAATTTCAATGAATATTATGAAGTAAATTTAAATTGAATCAGGAGAAGGAAAAATATTCAGAGAGGCGTCTCGATGCTGCCCTTATTTTACCTCAAGGTGACATATATGACTTTTACCGTCACCTCTGGCGGCGTCCTGGGAGCCGCAGTCTCTTGAAGGACCCGGGGGTGGAGGGTGACCCGGGGTGGAGGGTGACCCGGGGTGGACGGTGACCCGGGGTGGAGGGTGATCCGGGGTGGAGGGTGATCCGGGGTGGAGGGTGATCCGGGGTGGAGGGTGACCCGGGGGTGGAGTGTGACCCGGGGTGGAGTGTGACCCGGGGTGGAGTGTGACCCGGGGTGGAGGGTGACCCGGGGTGGAGGGTGATCCGGGGTGGAGGGTGATCCGGGGTGGAGGGTGATCCGGGGTGGAGGGTGACCCGGGGGTGGAGTGTGACCCGGGGTGGAGTGTGACCCGGGGTGGAGGGTGACCCGGGGTGGAGGGTGACCCGGGGGTGGAGTGTGACCCGGGGGTGGAGTGTGACCCGGGGCTGGAGTGTGACCCGGGGGTGGAGTGTGACCCGGGTTGGTGTGTGACCCGGGGGTGGAGTGTGACCCGGGGGTGGAGGGTGACCCGGGGCTGGAGTGTGACCCGGGGGTGGAGTGTGACCCGGGGGTGGAGTGTGACCCGGGTTGGTGTGTGACCCGGGGGTGGAGTGTGACCCGGGGCTGGAGTGTGACCCGGGGTGGAGTGTGACCCGGGGTGGAGTGTGACCCGGGGTGGAGGGTGACCCGGGGTGGAGGGTGACCCGGGGTGGAGTGTGACCCGGGGACTGGAGTGTGACCCGGGGACTGGAGTGTGACCCGGGGACTGGAGTATGACCCGGGGGCTGAAGTGTGACCCGGGGGCTGGAGTGTGACCCGGGGACTGGAGTGTGACCCGGGGGCTGGAGTGTGACCCGGGGGCTGGAGTGTGACCCGGGGACTGGAGTGTGACCCAGGAACTGGAGTGTGACCCAGGGACTGGAGTGTGACCCAGGGACTGGAGTGTGACCCGGGGACTGGAGTGTGACCCGGGGGCTGGAGTGTGACCCGGGGACTGGAGTGTGACCCGGGGACTGGAGTGTGACCCGGGGACTGGAGTGTGACCCGGGGACTGGAGTGTGACCCGGGGGCTGGAGTGTGACCCGGGGACTGGAGTGTGACCCGGGGACTGGAGTGTGACCCAAGGACTGGAGTGTGACCCGGGGACTGGAGTGTGACCCGGGGGCTGGAGTGTGACCCTGGGACTGGAGTGTGACCCTGGGACTGGAGTGTGACCCGGGGACTGGAGTGTGACCTGGGGCTGGAGTGTGATCCTGGGACTGGAGTGTGACCTGGGGCTGGAGTGTGACCAGGGGACTGGAGTGTGACCCGGGGGCTGGAGTGTGACCCGGGGACTGGAGTGTGACCCGGGGACTGGAGTGTGACCCGGGGGCTGGAGTGTGACCCGGGGACTGGAGTGTGACCTGGGGCTGGAGTGTGATCCTGGGACTGGAGTGTGACCTGGGGCTGGAGTGTGACCAGGGGACTGGAGTGTGACCCGGGGGCTGGAGTGTGACCCGGGGACTGGAGTGTGACCCGGGGACTGGAGTGTGACCCAAGGGCTGGAGTGTGACCCGGGGACTGGAGTGTGACCCGGGGGCTGGAGTGTGACCCGGGGACTGGAGTGTGACCCGGGGACTGGAGTGTGACCCGGGGACTGGAGTGTGACCTGGGGCTGGAGTGTGATCCTGGGACTGGAGTGTGACCTAGGGCTGGAGTGTGACCAGGGGACTGGAGTGTGGCCCGGGGGCTGGAGTGTGACCCGGGGACTGGAGTGTGACCCGGGGACTGGAGTGTGACCCGGGGGCTGGAGTGTGACCCGGGGACTGGAGTGTGACCCGGGAACTGGAGTGTGACCCGGGGGCTGGAGTGTGACCCGGGGACTGGAGTGTGACCCGGGGACTGGAGTGTGACCCGGCGGCTGGAGTGTGACCCGGCGGCTGGAGTGTGACCCAGGGGCTGGAGTGTGACCCAGGGGCTGGAGTGTGACCCAGGGGCTTTAGTGTGACCTGGGGCTGGAGTGTGGAATAgagttgttgttgaagattcatcaactcagaacaaaagttccaaagtagcactggctatggtgagcccgcagtggacttacctggcacaggagtggtgctgTGAGGAACCGAGTGCTCTCCTACACGTTATATAGCAGACAATCAGTCCCTCTACTTCCATTACCAGCCAAGATGATGTGTTTATAAATTATGTTATTTTAGTTTGAGAAGTTGCCACGCTGCCCGACACTGTCTGTGAGCATACGAAGGGATCAGTGGCACGTGTCCACGCAGGTTTCCTCTCTCATAATTACCCTAAAATGGCATTAATTGCAGTAAGCATTCCGTAATTATGGCACCAAACTGCTGCAGCAACACTAAAGTCAGCTCTAAACTGGTGAGCATCGCTGCCacatattatagtctgtgggttggttgatgttgtcgtcgttgatccttctctatggacaacccaacccacaactcggtagagtgtttatactaggagatcacccttggcgcttctggctcttggagaggggctcaacgtcacacgtttaggggatgcggctccaacacttagcctcgttgtcacgtgcacacacccactcgagccactgtgactccccactctctccttatcagaTGTGATCCCCTCaatccctatgacttactagtattaccttctaccctgtccacagcagtggttcttggttctttctctctctctctccttctttactacttcctgggaagcctcactaggacaagggcaaacaccggcaaattgggatacatttactggacaaagcacatacacgatacatacacacatataataataatgaatcctatactctataatatcacaatcaggttgcactccaacaccatcagaactctattatcagcttatcaagtggtatcctatctcctggttcaccacctgatactatcaacctcctcaagctgatcaagtctacatacactgttgcaccaccagcaagataatatatatatagaaaatcagcatttgaatgcaataacatatatcagtataaatgttcattgatacacaacaatgatcaatcgatcactatcagtcctagaacgccatACATCTGTAGATAATCCACCCTAcggctgtaactctaaacttcagtgtaaaacactccttgacataagaatgccaacagtcactcacctctcactgcgtcttgcatgctaatgacaaccaaacactatcaactccctataagtaatccaccagaacttccccttccacctctggaagttcactaccctaatatccttaggttcttccgggcttcactaccaggaacctctgcagctcctccaggctgctatcatgaagtttccttgagcaactacggtgcttcacccttctgctaggttcctccacacagctctcttggctgctacaccatgaagttttctcgagcaactatggtgcttgtctacctctacagaagcatgtgacactcctcttcactgcttctcctcacagctcgaggtcctct
Proteins encoded in this window:
- the LOC138357459 gene encoding nascent polypeptide-associated complex subunit alpha, muscle-specific form-like produces the protein MAAVLVCRGIATDTRVFGGAPGHTKAPGSHSSPWVTLQPLGHTPAAGSHSSRRVTLQSPGHTPVPGSHSSPRVTLQFPGHTPVPGSHSSPRVTLQSPGHTPVPGSHSSPRATLQSPGHTPALGHTPVPGSHSSPRSHSSPRVTLQSPGHTPVPGSHSSPRVTLQSPGHTPALGSHSSPRVTLQSPGHTPAPGSHSSPLVTLQPQVTLQSQDHTPAPGHTPVPGSHSSPRVTLQSPGHTPVPGSHSSPRVTLQSPGHTPAPGHTPVPGSHSSPRSHSSPRVTLQSQGHTPVPGSHSSPRVTLQSPGHTPVLGSHSSPRVTLQSPGHTPAPGSHSSPRVTLQSPGHTPVPGSHSSPRVTLQPPGHTPVPGSHSSPWVTLQSLGHTPVPGSHSSPRVTLQPPGHTPAPGSHSSPRVTLQPPGHTSAPGSYSSPRVTLQSPGHTPVPGSHSTPGHPPPRVTLHPGSHSTPGHTPPRVTLQPRVTLHPRVTHQPGSHSTPGSHSTPGSHSSPGSPSTPGSHSTPGSHTNPGHTPPPGHTPAPGHTPPPGHTPPPGHPPPRVTLHPGSHSTPGHTPPPGHPPPRITLHPGSPSTPDHPPPRVTLHPGSHSTPGHTPPRVTLHPRVTLHPGSPSTPDHPPPRITLHPGSPSTPGHPPPRVTLHPRVLQETAAPRTPPEVTVKVIYVTLRDRAGDRAGDRAGGRAGDRAGGRAGGRAGGRAGDRAGGRAGGRAGGRAGDRAGGRAGDRAGGRAGDRAGGRAGGRAVGRAGGHAGDRAGGRARGRAGGRSGDRAGGRAGGRAGDRAGGRAEDGAGGRAGGRAGGRAGGRAGGRSGDRAGGRAGDRAGGRAEDRAGGRAGDCAGGRAGYRAVGRAGDRAGGRAEDRAGGRAGNRAGGRAEDIAGGRAAVGEGVEALGGVEAIWGRGSSMGAWKLYKGVEALWGAWKLYGGVEALWGVEALWGVEALGDVEALGGRGSSRGSGSSMGRKTLYGVVEALWNVEALWGVEALWGVEALGDVEALGGRGSSMGRGSSMGRGSSMGAWKLYGGVEALWGRGSSMGAWKLYGGVEALWGVKALRGRGSSMGAWKL